The following proteins come from a genomic window of Lolium rigidum isolate FL_2022 chromosome 5, APGP_CSIRO_Lrig_0.1, whole genome shotgun sequence:
- the LOC124657265 gene encoding uncharacterized protein LOC124657265 — translation MVPVQGTATITFSASRRSPCDHSFLVVHSEPSNPSTTSTSVRVGDQSSGSSFVQFRQIPRFGDSLFVRVRQSESAPAKQSSGYSFDLFHGGMSIKSKRMLCFLSMVQARSGPTSFH, via the exons ATGGTCCCCGTTCAAGGCACCGCTACCATCACGTTCAGCGCGTCCAGGCGCAGCCCCTGCGACCACTCATTCCTCGTGGTTCACTCCGAGCCATCGAATCCATCCACGACCAGTACCTCTGTCCGTGTTGGCGACCAAAGCTCAGGTTCCAGTTTTGTTCAGTTTCGTCAG ATCCCACGTTTTGGAGACAGTTTATTTGTACGCGTGAGGCAATCTGAATCAGCACCAGCAAAGCAGTCCAGTGGCTATAGCTTTGATCTTTTTCACGGTGGTATGAGCATCAAATCCAAGCGTATGCTCTGCTTCTTGTCGATGGTGCAGGCCAGGTCCGGTCCAACATCTTTCCACTAG